In Prunus dulcis chromosome 1, ALMONDv2, whole genome shotgun sequence, the following are encoded in one genomic region:
- the LOC117634162 gene encoding uncharacterized protein LOC117634162 isoform X2, whose amino-acid sequence MDVDNENIEPGTDLGLALGYSNQCIQRILRGVSGAGANAGSRIHMTFVAAEPLSELVWSKDKGPSNVTLSPPQSNTGWRSSTDKPIDEENFITPQTSSHLRSEVACRDMTMSPTSDAGIMPACGSSCEHETGTGGNVEEVKAAVEVAVPYNQEGICTPVNFQVDEIPETREKDFPTLSDQILPFVEQNEPLLGDPDGGDRHADVGNQKMEMDLVSTSEVHPVNESKASGAPVENQRPQGRRPLEKMEITAENDLQNLKSEHAYGAESQILGLESSPGVKDRFEQDVEMLPGNKSVLVKDSLTNSKIHKHQWKGKEKALSYGDLNGRMSEDEDDSHESVESCNSAGLFSLGKKRWNFEDEFIVGSKRFRKQIQETPTCISYIRQDSSFMNWMSSMVKGFSKSMQDEAPSLALTLAHPDHGHAHSDKKLITCNKNQDAGLKNIGFQSIFQSLYCPKAEQQEARMLNDNHQIGEISAELESNTTPKAFHGEKINLSRVLLSVGKFKKSSSGNEVRSAARSKSSSEKAAGIQEKGNTIYAEEKNPCNFRFHKKKDRASSNSSLGKRKKKSVEDVESSLQSEGKTTDKFGRRSALLESLWITRFTQKTPAPSLILNRYIQSTDGVLECSDDRKNVGDKEQSAEDLVIFIGNDPQNCAADNEGSSAFNNKGQNDQKSLSKFNPIFPSPKFRGSEAMASSFARRLDALKHITPSGATGNAAYGNMTCFFCGRKGHHLRECSEIRDTELQELLSKCKSYNGAEHLPSFCIRCSQCSHWATACPNAPSMGESQLDCNVSCLDYYCSQSETKHNSRNDAKLLTGKESEFQSSVAHTLFDEDDSRIEADLNLSWKTNKMIVSKKMRSHPNSVKEYSSSSLGENKLMPLSKFVNAQISDVPKGIFDSVRRLRLSRTDVVKWMNSHTSLSQLEGFFLRLRLGKWEEGLGGTGYYVSCITGSQRETCPQNVDSIAVVVGGIKCLVKSQYVSNHDFLEDELKAWWSATSKGNGKLPSEEDLREQVKRKTMLGL is encoded by the exons ATGGATGTGGACAATGAGAACATAGAACCTGGGACTGATTTAGGACTTGCTCTGGGATATTCGAATCAGTGCATTCAGAGAATATTGCGTGGTGTTTCAGGTGCAGGTGCAAATGCAGGTTCGAGGATACACATGACATTTGTGGCCGCTGAGCCCCTGTCAGAATTAGTTTGGTCTAAAGACAAAG GTCCAAGCAATGTCACTCTTTCACCACCACAAAGCAATACAGGCTGGAGGTCTTCTACTGACAAGCCTATTGATGAAGAGAATTTTATAACACCACAAACATCATCGCATTTAAGGAGTGAAGTTGCCTGTAGAGATATGACGATGTCTCCCACAAGCGACGCTGGCATCATGCCTGCATGTGGGTCAAGTTGTGAACATGAGACGG GAACTGGTGGTAATGTGGAGGAAGTTAAAGCAGCAGTGGAAGTAGCTGTTCCATATAATCAGGAGGGAATTTGCACTCCAGTCAATTTCCAAGTAGATGAAATACCGGAGACCAGAGAAAAAGATTTTCCAACATTGTCAG ATCAAATACTACCTTTTGTGGAACAAAATGAACCATTATTGGGGGATCCTGATGGTGGAGACAGACATGCTGATGTTGGCAAtcagaaaatggaaatggaTCTTGTTTCGACCTCTGAAGTTCACCCAGTGAATGAAAGTAAAGCTTCGGGTGCTCCAGTGGAGAATCAAAGGCCCCAAGGCAGAAGGCCTTTGGAAAAAATGGAGATAACTGCTGAGAATGATTTACAAAATCTCAAAAGTGAACATGCTTATGGTGCAGAGAGTCAGATTTTAGGATTAGAATCTTCCCCAGGGGTTAAAGACAGGTTTGAGCAGGATGTGGAAATGCTTCCTGGAAACAAATCTGTTCTGGTTAAAGACTCTCTAACTAACAGTAAAATCCATAAACATCAATGGAAAGGCAAAGAAAAAGCGTTATCTTATGGAGATCTTAATGGAAGAATGTCAGAAGATGAGGATGATAGCCATGAGAGTGTTGAGAGCTGTAATAGTGCAGGGTTGTTTTCATTAGGAAAGAAGAGATGGAACTTTGAAGATGAGTTCATTGTTGGGAGTAAAAGATTCAGAAAGCAAATTCAAGAAACGCCGACTTGCATATCCTATATCAGACAAGATAGCTCCTTCATGAATTGGATGTCCAGCATGGTGAAGGGGTTTTCAAAATCAATGCAAGATGAGGCACCTTCTCTTGCTCTTACACTTGCACATCCTGATCATGGACATGCGCATTCTGATAAGAAGCTTATCACATGCAACAAGAACCAAGATGCTGGATTAAAAAATATCGGTTTCCAGTCAATTTTTCAGTCCTTGTATTGCCCAAAGGCAGAGCAGCAAGAAGCAAGGATGTTGAATGACAATCATCAAATAGGAGAAATATCAGCAGAACTTGAGTCAAATACCACTCCAAAAGCCTTTCATGGGGAGAAAATCAATTTAAGCAGAGTTTTGCTTTCAGTTGGGAAGTTCAAAAAATCTTCATCTGGAAATGAAGTACGTTCAGCAGCCCGATCTAAGAGTTCATCTGAAAAAGCAGCAGGTATTCAGGAGAAAGGCAACACTATCTATGCAGAGGAAAAGAATCCATGCAACTTTCGGtttcataaaaagaaagacagaGCTAGCTCTAACTCTTCTCTGGGTAAACGCAAGAAAAAGAGTGTAGAGGATGTTGAATCTAGCCTACAATCTGAAGGGAAGACAACTGATAAATTTGGTCGTAGAAGTGCCCTTCTGGAAAGCTTGTGGATAACTCGATTTACTCAAAAAACACCTGCTCCATCATTAATCTTAAATCGATACATCCAGAGTACTGACGGAGTTCTTGAGTGCTCCGATGACCGCAAAAATGTGGGGGACAAGGAGCAGTCTGCTGAAGATTTAGTTATTTTCATTGGTAATGATCCGCAGAATTGTGCGGCTGACAATGAGGGCTCATCTGCTTTCAATAATAAAGGCCAGAATGATCAAAAGTCCTTGTCCAAATTCAACCCTATCTTTCCTTCCCCTAAATTCAGAGGTTCAGAAGCAATGGCTTCATCTTTTGCTAGGAGATTGGATGCTCTTAAACACATCACCCCATCTGGTGCAACAGGTAATGCCGCCTATGGAAACATGACCTGTTTCTTTTGTGGCAGAAAAGGTCACCATTTACGAGAGTGTTCAGAGATAAGAGACACTGAACTTCAGGAATTACTCAGTAAATGCAAGTCTTATAATGGAGCTGAACATTTGCCTTCTTTCTGCATTAGATGTTCTCAATGCAGTCATTGGGCCACAGCATGTCCTAATGCGCCCTCAATGGGAGAATCTCAATTGGATTGTAATGTTTCTTGTTTAGATTATTACTGCAGTCAGAGTGAAACGAAGCACAATTCAAGAAATGATGCGAAGCTCCTAACTGGTAAGGAGAGTGAATTTCAATCTTCTGTTGCTCATACATTATTTGATGAGGATGATTCAAGAATAGAGGCAGATCTTAATTTGAGTTGGAAGACGAATAAGATGATAGTCTCGAAGAAAATGAGATCTCATCCAAATTCAGTTAAGGAATATAGTTCTTCAAGCCTGGGGGAAAATAAGCTAATGCCCTTGTCAAAGTTTGTCAATGCACAGATTTCAGATGTACCGAAAGGAATCTTTGACTCTGTAAGAAGGCTTCGCTTGTCTCGCACAGATGTCGTGAA ATGGATGAATTCCCATACGTCACTCTCACAACTTGAGGGGTTTTTCCTGCGCCTGCGGCTTGGGAAGTGGGAAGAAGGACTTGGGGGAACTGGATACTATGTGTCTTGCATAACTG GTTCTCAGAGAGAGACTTGTCCACAGAATGTGGACTCTATAGCTGTTGTTGTTGGGGGAATCAAATGTTTGGTCAAGAGCCAATATGTGTCAAACCATGATTTCCTTGAG GATGAGCTGAAGGCATGGTGGTCTGCGACCTCAAAGGGCAATGGCAAGCTTCCATCTGAAGAAGATTTGAGAGAACAAGTGAAGAGAAAAACAATGCTAGGCTTGTAG
- the LOC117634162 gene encoding uncharacterized protein LOC117634162 isoform X1 → MDVDNENIEPGTDLGLALGYSNQCIQRILRGVSGAGANAGSRIHMTFVAAEPLSELVWSKDKGPSNVTLSPPQSNTGWRSSTDKPIDEENFITPQTSSHLRSEVACRDMTMSPTSDAGIMPACGSSCEHETGTGGNVEEVKAAVEVAVPYNQEGICTPVNFQVDEIPETREKDFPTLSGNVDREGADILLIESDQILPFVEQNEPLLGDPDGGDRHADVGNQKMEMDLVSTSEVHPVNESKASGAPVENQRPQGRRPLEKMEITAENDLQNLKSEHAYGAESQILGLESSPGVKDRFEQDVEMLPGNKSVLVKDSLTNSKIHKHQWKGKEKALSYGDLNGRMSEDEDDSHESVESCNSAGLFSLGKKRWNFEDEFIVGSKRFRKQIQETPTCISYIRQDSSFMNWMSSMVKGFSKSMQDEAPSLALTLAHPDHGHAHSDKKLITCNKNQDAGLKNIGFQSIFQSLYCPKAEQQEARMLNDNHQIGEISAELESNTTPKAFHGEKINLSRVLLSVGKFKKSSSGNEVRSAARSKSSSEKAAGIQEKGNTIYAEEKNPCNFRFHKKKDRASSNSSLGKRKKKSVEDVESSLQSEGKTTDKFGRRSALLESLWITRFTQKTPAPSLILNRYIQSTDGVLECSDDRKNVGDKEQSAEDLVIFIGNDPQNCAADNEGSSAFNNKGQNDQKSLSKFNPIFPSPKFRGSEAMASSFARRLDALKHITPSGATGNAAYGNMTCFFCGRKGHHLRECSEIRDTELQELLSKCKSYNGAEHLPSFCIRCSQCSHWATACPNAPSMGESQLDCNVSCLDYYCSQSETKHNSRNDAKLLTGKESEFQSSVAHTLFDEDDSRIEADLNLSWKTNKMIVSKKMRSHPNSVKEYSSSSLGENKLMPLSKFVNAQISDVPKGIFDSVRRLRLSRTDVVKWMNSHTSLSQLEGFFLRLRLGKWEEGLGGTGYYVSCITGSQRETCPQNVDSIAVVVGGIKCLVKSQYVSNHDFLEDELKAWWSATSKGNGKLPSEEDLREQVKRKTMLGL, encoded by the exons ATGGATGTGGACAATGAGAACATAGAACCTGGGACTGATTTAGGACTTGCTCTGGGATATTCGAATCAGTGCATTCAGAGAATATTGCGTGGTGTTTCAGGTGCAGGTGCAAATGCAGGTTCGAGGATACACATGACATTTGTGGCCGCTGAGCCCCTGTCAGAATTAGTTTGGTCTAAAGACAAAG GTCCAAGCAATGTCACTCTTTCACCACCACAAAGCAATACAGGCTGGAGGTCTTCTACTGACAAGCCTATTGATGAAGAGAATTTTATAACACCACAAACATCATCGCATTTAAGGAGTGAAGTTGCCTGTAGAGATATGACGATGTCTCCCACAAGCGACGCTGGCATCATGCCTGCATGTGGGTCAAGTTGTGAACATGAGACGG GAACTGGTGGTAATGTGGAGGAAGTTAAAGCAGCAGTGGAAGTAGCTGTTCCATATAATCAGGAGGGAATTTGCACTCCAGTCAATTTCCAAGTAGATGAAATACCGGAGACCAGAGAAAAAGATTTTCCAACATTGTCAG GTAATGTTGACAGAGAAGGGGCTGATATCTTGTTAATTGAATCAGATCAAATACTACCTTTTGTGGAACAAAATGAACCATTATTGGGGGATCCTGATGGTGGAGACAGACATGCTGATGTTGGCAAtcagaaaatggaaatggaTCTTGTTTCGACCTCTGAAGTTCACCCAGTGAATGAAAGTAAAGCTTCGGGTGCTCCAGTGGAGAATCAAAGGCCCCAAGGCAGAAGGCCTTTGGAAAAAATGGAGATAACTGCTGAGAATGATTTACAAAATCTCAAAAGTGAACATGCTTATGGTGCAGAGAGTCAGATTTTAGGATTAGAATCTTCCCCAGGGGTTAAAGACAGGTTTGAGCAGGATGTGGAAATGCTTCCTGGAAACAAATCTGTTCTGGTTAAAGACTCTCTAACTAACAGTAAAATCCATAAACATCAATGGAAAGGCAAAGAAAAAGCGTTATCTTATGGAGATCTTAATGGAAGAATGTCAGAAGATGAGGATGATAGCCATGAGAGTGTTGAGAGCTGTAATAGTGCAGGGTTGTTTTCATTAGGAAAGAAGAGATGGAACTTTGAAGATGAGTTCATTGTTGGGAGTAAAAGATTCAGAAAGCAAATTCAAGAAACGCCGACTTGCATATCCTATATCAGACAAGATAGCTCCTTCATGAATTGGATGTCCAGCATGGTGAAGGGGTTTTCAAAATCAATGCAAGATGAGGCACCTTCTCTTGCTCTTACACTTGCACATCCTGATCATGGACATGCGCATTCTGATAAGAAGCTTATCACATGCAACAAGAACCAAGATGCTGGATTAAAAAATATCGGTTTCCAGTCAATTTTTCAGTCCTTGTATTGCCCAAAGGCAGAGCAGCAAGAAGCAAGGATGTTGAATGACAATCATCAAATAGGAGAAATATCAGCAGAACTTGAGTCAAATACCACTCCAAAAGCCTTTCATGGGGAGAAAATCAATTTAAGCAGAGTTTTGCTTTCAGTTGGGAAGTTCAAAAAATCTTCATCTGGAAATGAAGTACGTTCAGCAGCCCGATCTAAGAGTTCATCTGAAAAAGCAGCAGGTATTCAGGAGAAAGGCAACACTATCTATGCAGAGGAAAAGAATCCATGCAACTTTCGGtttcataaaaagaaagacagaGCTAGCTCTAACTCTTCTCTGGGTAAACGCAAGAAAAAGAGTGTAGAGGATGTTGAATCTAGCCTACAATCTGAAGGGAAGACAACTGATAAATTTGGTCGTAGAAGTGCCCTTCTGGAAAGCTTGTGGATAACTCGATTTACTCAAAAAACACCTGCTCCATCATTAATCTTAAATCGATACATCCAGAGTACTGACGGAGTTCTTGAGTGCTCCGATGACCGCAAAAATGTGGGGGACAAGGAGCAGTCTGCTGAAGATTTAGTTATTTTCATTGGTAATGATCCGCAGAATTGTGCGGCTGACAATGAGGGCTCATCTGCTTTCAATAATAAAGGCCAGAATGATCAAAAGTCCTTGTCCAAATTCAACCCTATCTTTCCTTCCCCTAAATTCAGAGGTTCAGAAGCAATGGCTTCATCTTTTGCTAGGAGATTGGATGCTCTTAAACACATCACCCCATCTGGTGCAACAGGTAATGCCGCCTATGGAAACATGACCTGTTTCTTTTGTGGCAGAAAAGGTCACCATTTACGAGAGTGTTCAGAGATAAGAGACACTGAACTTCAGGAATTACTCAGTAAATGCAAGTCTTATAATGGAGCTGAACATTTGCCTTCTTTCTGCATTAGATGTTCTCAATGCAGTCATTGGGCCACAGCATGTCCTAATGCGCCCTCAATGGGAGAATCTCAATTGGATTGTAATGTTTCTTGTTTAGATTATTACTGCAGTCAGAGTGAAACGAAGCACAATTCAAGAAATGATGCGAAGCTCCTAACTGGTAAGGAGAGTGAATTTCAATCTTCTGTTGCTCATACATTATTTGATGAGGATGATTCAAGAATAGAGGCAGATCTTAATTTGAGTTGGAAGACGAATAAGATGATAGTCTCGAAGAAAATGAGATCTCATCCAAATTCAGTTAAGGAATATAGTTCTTCAAGCCTGGGGGAAAATAAGCTAATGCCCTTGTCAAAGTTTGTCAATGCACAGATTTCAGATGTACCGAAAGGAATCTTTGACTCTGTAAGAAGGCTTCGCTTGTCTCGCACAGATGTCGTGAA ATGGATGAATTCCCATACGTCACTCTCACAACTTGAGGGGTTTTTCCTGCGCCTGCGGCTTGGGAAGTGGGAAGAAGGACTTGGGGGAACTGGATACTATGTGTCTTGCATAACTG GTTCTCAGAGAGAGACTTGTCCACAGAATGTGGACTCTATAGCTGTTGTTGTTGGGGGAATCAAATGTTTGGTCAAGAGCCAATATGTGTCAAACCATGATTTCCTTGAG GATGAGCTGAAGGCATGGTGGTCTGCGACCTCAAAGGGCAATGGCAAGCTTCCATCTGAAGAAGATTTGAGAGAACAAGTGAAGAGAAAAACAATGCTAGGCTTGTAG